The Cryptomeria japonica chromosome 9, Sugi_1.0, whole genome shotgun sequence DNA segment TGGACAAAGGAATGGCAAATGCTATATCctactggatcctttcccctatTTAATATCCATAACTCCCAACCCTCACACCCATAAGAGAACAACTAGCTAGGATTGTATCAAGCCAAATACCTCTCTATCAGCAGGGAACACACGATGCAAGGGTTGTCTACAAAACCACCGTATACAGATGGGATGTCGGTGTGGCTGATTGGTTGTTGAGGAAAAAGTTGGAAATTCATATGTGGGACCTAAGATCTAGACCTACCAATAATGGAAAATTGTGTGCTCATGATTTTGCCAACCTTtcttaaaaccctattttttgTATTGCAATCTCAAGCGTAAAGCCTGAAAAACTACAAATTCATCCCCCAACCATTCAAAAACAGATCGCATATTTAGAAGGAAAGGTGTCTCATTTGTGATCCTTCTCAAATAAAACAAGAGGCCATTAAATTTATTCCATGGGCACATGTGGGTAGAGATAAAATGAGATGTGATCTCCTCAAAGTTGCAGAGATAGCAAATAGTTATTGGCATTATTTGGCAATAGTAGGGAAAAAGTATCAAATTGAACAATAGGTAATAGACATTCATTTAAAAAAGGGAAACAATAGCAAATATGTATTTGTCATTATTTTACTGTATTTTAGCAGTACTGAAAAGGCCAACGCAAAGATTGCATGTGCTTATCCTGACTCACTCACAGTGCAAATCCTTCATATTAATATTTTCATATTTCCCTAATGACCATCTCTCATTATAAAAGGACCTAGAAAGGCCTGATGAATTATTCAGCATCTCATCATCTCAGTTGCTGTACAATACTGTcatgatcttgaaaggttgatgaGTTTTCTTGCCATCTGCTACCCTTGCTATATTTGAATTTTCTTTTATTGGTTGTGTgtcttcttccaattctttttGTTGTGATGAATTTCTATCATGAATCTATGCAGCTGTCATCAGTGATATAGTACCATGTTTGATCTCATTTATATTACATTAACTTGTTGGGTTCTGAACATACCAAGTGTTTGTCTGTGATATTAACATCTGTGAGTAGTTTCACTTAGTGTTGCTCCCTGGTTCAGCAACAAAGAGGTTCCATATACCATGCCATTCTGAGAGAAAAACAAAATGGCACAGCGTTCAAGATGGCTATGGATAGAGAGTGTTGGGTAGTCAGTTCAGAATCAGATAGCTTTGAGCAGATTTCATTTGTATTTTACATTCTTTATCCTCAAAATGAATTTAGTTTTCCTAGTCTTATAGCCATTAGTTTCTGGGTTACTTCTTTCTTCCTAGGTGCAATGAGAATCTGATTCAAGATAACTCATTTTTTTCTATTCCTTTACTAATTAAGAAGCTCTTAATGCCTTAGCTATGGCTGTCCATTGTACTACAGAATGGCCAGAATGTTCTAGGTATTGATGTGTAGATATCCTTTCAGATAGTATCTGAGATGGGGTTGTTTTCCTAATGTGACAGGGAGAGAAAACAAGACTGAAAAGAACTGAATAAATCAATAAAGTGAGGAAGACGTACATCTAGGTACCCTTCTAAGCATACCTTCCTTCTAAGCAAGTAAGCTTTTGTTCTTTAACTGTTCTACAATACTATATGGTTCCgatcaagtaggactataagttgGCATATTAAAGTGTGAGAAAGTGAATCTAGAGAATATTTTTTTATGGTGGTGTTTTACCAGGATCTTTTATGCTTAGAAATATTACAGACATGGGAATATCCCAACTTTGATATTATATTGGTTTTATGTATTTTTGAAAGTCATTCAAGTCTCCATGATTCTTAGTGAAACAAAACTTGTGTACTGGTTAATTTTGACTCATTCTAATATTATGGTTATATACTTCTAACTGTATAGGGAGTGGGAGCTGTTCTGTAGTAAAGATGCTGCCCAAAATATTGCTGGTTTTCTTAGCAGTGGTAGCCCCTGCTGTCATGGCTGGCACACCTAGGAAGCCTATAGATGTGCCATTCCAAAAGAACTATGTTCCCTCATGGGCTGCTGATCATATAAAGTACATTAATGGTGGGAAGCAGGTCACACTTTCTCTGGACAAATCAACAGGTAGCGTCTTTAGATGCTGCCATTAGCTTTTTAACTAGCTTGTTGCTGGTCATTGTAGACTTCTTTTTTGGGCCAAGGAAAGTATTGCTCATCACTAATATTAGTCTTTTAACATGAAAGGATCTGAAATGACTTCTATGTTTTAGCTGATATccaattttttcatattttttgtgtGTGGGTGGTGCAGGTACTGGATTCCAATCTAAGGGCACATACTTGTTTGGGCACTTCAGTATGCATATAAAGATGGTTCCTGGTGACTCTGCAGGCACTGTCGCTGCTTTTTATGTAAGCATTATTTATTCTAAAGCTATATTATCCTGCTTTcaatcttttcctcttcttctgtcTAACATAACATCTGAACTCTGTTCTTGTGAATTGCAGCTGTCATCACAGAACTCAGAGCATGATGAGATAGACTTTGAGTTCTTAGGCAACAGGTCTGGACAGCCATATATTCTTCAAACCAATGTCTATAGTGGAGGAAAAGGAGACAGAGAACAGCGTATTTACCTCTGGTTTGATCCCACCAAAGATTTCCATTCCTACTCTGTTCTCTGGAACATGCATCAGATTGTGTAAGTTTATTTTCTTTGACTGATCAAACACCACCTTTCCCGATTCAAATCAATAGA contains these protein-coding regions:
- the LOC131066714 gene encoding xyloglucan endotransglucosylase protein 2-like → MLPKILLVFLAVVAPAVMAGTPRKPIDVPFQKNYVPSWAADHIKYINGGKQVTLSLDKSTGTGFQSKGTYLFGHFSMHIKMVPGDSAGTVAAFYLSSQNSEHDEIDFEFLGNRSGQPYILQTNVYSGGKGDREQRIYLWFDPTKDFHSYSVLWNMHQIVFLVDDVPIRVFKNSKDLGVRYPFSQPMKIYSSLWNADDWATRGGLEKTDWSRAPFVAAYKGFHIDGCEASAPHSLCPTLGRRWWDQKEFDDLDGLQWRRLRWVRNKYTIYNYCNDRVRYPNMPPECRRDRDI